The window GCCGAAGCGTTCGACCGTCCACTGATAGCCCTGAGGCACGACCTTGAAACCCATGAAGACGATGGCCACAGCCAGCGCGACGAACAGTAAAACGACACTACCGATTTGCATAACGGATCCCTGTTGGTTGCGAATTTTTATCAGTGGGCTATTAAGTCAGAGTTCGGCCAGCAGCGGCGGGGAAACCTGCTCTGAATGTGAGCGGTTTCTCCAAGCCCCTGTGATCTCTCTGTGGGAGCGAGCTTGCTCGCGAAGGCAATGTTTCTGCCTACAAAATATATGTGGATGTAACGGCCTCTTCGCGAGCAAACTCGCTCCCACAGAGTTCAATTTGAACGATTTCTAACGCTGCTCACTCTGCGGCGTGACCCGCAGCACTTCTTCAAGCGTAGTCAGCCCGGCGGCGACTTTCTGAGCGCCGGACAGACGCAGGCTGCGCATGCCTTCCTTGAAGGCCTGGCGACGCATGGCAGTGAGGTCCATGTCGGCACTGATCAGGGCCCGAACGCCATCGGACATCAACATGATTTCGTACACCCCGGCGCGGCCGCGATAGCCCGTGTCGCGGCATTCCACGCAACCCACAGCCTGTTGCGCTCCGGAAGGCACCGGGGCTTGCCAGGGGCGCGTCAGGCTCTGCCAGTCGGTCTCATCCAGGGCGACCGGCGCCTTGCAATGCGGGCAGAGGGTTCTGACCAGACGTTGCGCCATGACCCCAAGGATCGTGGCCTTGAGCAGATAGTGGGGTACGCCGAGTTCGAGCATGCGACTGATCGCGCTCGGTGCGTCGTTGGTGTGCAAGGTCGACAGTACCAGGTGACCGGTCAGTGCTGCCTGGATCGCCATTTCGGCGGTCTCCAGATCGCGGATCTCACCGATCATGATGATGTCCGGGTCTTGCCGCATCAGCGCCCGCACACCGCTGGCAAAGGTCAGGTCGATATTGTGCTGGACCTGCATCTGATTGAACGCCGGCTCGACCATCTCGATGGGGTCTTCAATGGTGCACAGATTGACCTCGGAGGTCGCCAGGGTTTTCAGCGTGGTGTAGAGCGTGGTGGTCTTGCCGGAACCGGTCGGCCCCGTCACCAGGATGATGCCGTTGGGCTGGCGCGTCATGCCCTCCCAGCGGCGCAGGTCGTCGTTGGAAAAGCCCAGTTGGTCGAAGTTTTTCAGCAGCACTTCCGGGTCGAAGATCCGCATGACCATTTTTTCGCCAAACGCCGTCGGCAGTGTCGACAGCCTGAGCTCGACTTCGCCACCATCAGGGGTCGTGGTCTTGACCCGGCCGTCCTGGGGTTTGCGTTTTTCCGCGACATTCATCCGGCCCAGGCTCTTCAGGCGGCTGACGATGGCCATGGTGACCTGCGCGGGGAATTGATAAACGTTGTGCAGCACGCCGTCGATGCGAAAACGTACCGTGCCCTGTTCGCGGCGCGGCTCGATATGTATATCACTGGCGCGCTGTTGAAAGGCGTACTGGAACAGCCAGTCGACGATATTGACGATGTGCGCGTCATTGGCGTCTGGCTCCTGATCGCTGGCGCCGAGTTTGAGCAACTGTTCGAAGTTGCCCATGCTGCTCATTTTCTGATCAGTCGATGAGGCGCCGCTGACGGACTTCGCCAGGCGATAAAACTCCACCGCCAGCCGCTGAATGTCAGTGGGGTTGGCCACCACGCGTTTGATCGGCAGCTTGAGCACGTGAGTCAGATCGGCTTCCCATGCGCTGACATAGGGCTGGGCGCTGGCGATGGTCACCGATTCGCGGTCCACCGCCACCGCAAGAATCTTGTGCCGCTGGGCAAAGGCGTAGGACATCAACGGCGTCACGGAGGCGACTTTGATTTTCAACGGGTCGATGCGCATGTAGGGCTGACCGCTTTGCCTGGCCAGCCAGGCCGTCAGAGTTTCCAGATCCAGCTTGCGCCCTGGCCGGTTGAGGTCATCGAGTTGCAGCGCAGCGATAAATTCCAGCGGGTGCAACTGGCTGTTGGCCGAACTGCGGCGCATGGTCAGGGCCTGTTCGGCGCTGTTCTGGTCAAGGGTGCCCTGGGCAACCAGCTCTCTGAGCAGATCATTCAGATCCAGCCAACGGTCCTGGGATGATGAGGCAAGGACTGACATGCGTATTCCTTTGGACAGGTTGGTTCAGACGAACCAAGAGTAGTCACCAGCATGTCAGTTGTTGCCGAGTCTGCGAACCCAACGTTTGCGAATTTTTTCCGCTGAGATGCCTCCCGGCCTCAACCCGCCGCGAGGGCGACCGCAGGATGTGCATTGTGCGCAGTTGGTAGCTGTTCCAGCTCGACCGAGCAGACGTTGATCAGGCTGCGCATTTTTTGACCAATGACCTGCGCCCGATGCCAGGTCAGCCCGCTCAGTTGCACGTCGATGCTGAGCATCTCGTCCTGATGCATGACGTTGACCTGCTGCGGGATCAGGTACTGCATCGCAAACAGATTGAGCACCCGGCACAGCGAATCGGCTTCAGCCTCGATCTGAATCTCATACCGCACCGAGCATTGCACGTTGCTGGCCGACCAGACATCCGGGCGGTGTGGCAGAGCGGGAACGGCTTCGAGATTGGGCATGTGGGCCTCTCCAAAGAATAATGCAGTGCGAGTGAACGAAATTCTTACATGCCGCAGTGGAAATATCTGGTCTAAGATTGGCGATATCGACGCTAGAAAGACTTGTTAATGCGTAACTTATTAAACTCTGGAATTGTTTATGCAAATCGAGCTGGATGCTTATGACCGCAAGATTCTGGCCCTGCTGCAGGAAGACACTTCGCTGTCCAGCGCACAGATCGCCGAAGCGGTGGGGTTATCGCAATCCCCGTGCTGGCGGCGCATTCAGCGCTTGAAGGACGAAGGAGTGATCCGCCGTCAGGTGGCGCTGCTAGACCGCAAGAAAATTGGCCTCAATACGCAGATATTTGCGGAGGTCAAACTCAACGCCCATGGCCGCTCGAACTTCACCGAATTCACCGAGGCCATTCGCGGCTTCCCGGAAGTGCTCGAATGCTACGTGCTGATGGGTTCAGTGGATTTTCTGCTGCGCATCGTGACGCCAGACATCGAGGCTTATGAGTGCTTCTTTTTCGAGAAGCTGTCGCTGGTGCCGGGGATTCAGGAAGTGAATTCGACGGTGGCGCTGTCGGAGATCAAATCCACCACGAGCCTGCCGGTTTGAAGATGTCGCACATCACCCGATTGAAACCGGAACCCTGTGGGAGCGAATTCATTCGCGAAGGCGACGTTCCTGCCGGTAAAGATGCATTGAATGTACCGGCCTCTTCGCGAATGAATTCGCTCCCACAGTTCACGCGTGCGCTATCGAATTTGCAGGCTAAACGCCACCTTCAAAGCTTCGCGTTGGCGCGGGGCAAGGTTCGTGGCACGATGGCGCGGTTATCGACCGAGATTTTCTGA of the Paucimonas lemoignei genome contains:
- the epsE gene encoding type II secretion system protein E; this translates as MSVLASSSQDRWLDLNDLLRELVAQGTLDQNSAEQALTMRRSSANSQLHPLEFIAALQLDDLNRPGRKLDLETLTAWLARQSGQPYMRIDPLKIKVASVTPLMSYAFAQRHKILAVAVDRESVTIASAQPYVSAWEADLTHVLKLPIKRVVANPTDIQRLAVEFYRLAKSVSGASSTDQKMSSMGNFEQLLKLGASDQEPDANDAHIVNIVDWLFQYAFQQRASDIHIEPRREQGTVRFRIDGVLHNVYQFPAQVTMAIVSRLKSLGRMNVAEKRKPQDGRVKTTTPDGGEVELRLSTLPTAFGEKMVMRIFDPEVLLKNFDQLGFSNDDLRRWEGMTRQPNGIILVTGPTGSGKTTTLYTTLKTLATSEVNLCTIEDPIEMVEPAFNQMQVQHNIDLTFASGVRALMRQDPDIIMIGEIRDLETAEMAIQAALTGHLVLSTLHTNDAPSAISRMLELGVPHYLLKATILGVMAQRLVRTLCPHCKAPVALDETDWQSLTRPWQAPVPSGAQQAVGCVECRDTGYRGRAGVYEIMLMSDGVRALISADMDLTAMRRQAFKEGMRSLRLSGAQKVAAGLTTLEEVLRVTPQSEQR
- the lrp_7 gene encoding AsnC family transcriptional regulator — translated: MQIELDAYDRKILALLQEDTSLSSAQIAEAVGLSQSPCWRRIQRLKDEGVIRRQVALLDRKKIGLNTQIFAEVKLNAHGRSNFTEFTEAIRGFPEVLECYVLMGSVDFLLRIVTPDIEAYECFFFEKLSLVPGIQEVNSTVALSEIKSTTSLPV